One stretch of Halapricum desulfuricans DNA includes these proteins:
- the menD gene encoding 2-succinyl-5-enolpyruvyl-6-hydroxy-3-cyclohexene-1-carboxylic-acid synthase codes for MTPPNRATLWGETLVDELIAAGVTGVVLAPGSRSTPLTTAFARRNDVETFSQLDERSGAFFALGRSRRLGEPTALVCTSGTAAANFHPAVIEAHQSRVPLVVLTADRPPELQDSGANQTIDQGQLYGDAVRHYRTLPEPKPQPRALRSLRVAADRAVERAIGTPPGPVHLNVPVAKPLEPTEVPGDVPVDLDKRAPIGVEGRDGPFVRTTRGRPTLESDAVESLADALAGVDRGLLVTGPANAATPAREALSALAEATGFPVLADPLSGHRFGHDSETPVYGGYDSYLDAAGEWPDPELVVRFGASPTSKVLRHYLRDHAERQFVVDPAGGWREAEFTATDLVTADPSWLADRLADRLRRGDAGGESGDDWRERFRRAEQRHWERVGDAVGSEHFEGAVLSTVASRAPGPATLVVSNSMPVRDLDRFGRPRSADLTVLGNRGASGIDGITSTALGAGSATADPLVLVIGDLAFYHDMNGLLAVERCGVDATIVLLNNDGGGIFHMLPIEEFDPPFTEYFRTPHGIDFEPVGDLYGLEYAVVDDLDGFEAAYAESLATDGTQVIEVRFDADESHRTRERLHEQVCLAVNSGS; via the coding sequence ATGACTCCACCGAACCGCGCGACGCTGTGGGGCGAAACGCTCGTCGACGAACTGATCGCTGCCGGCGTGACCGGCGTCGTCCTCGCACCCGGAAGCAGATCGACGCCGCTGACGACCGCGTTCGCCCGACGAAACGACGTCGAGACGTTCTCTCAGCTGGACGAACGGTCCGGGGCGTTCTTCGCGCTGGGGCGGTCCCGCCGACTGGGCGAGCCGACGGCGCTGGTCTGCACCTCCGGAACGGCCGCGGCGAACTTCCACCCCGCCGTGATCGAGGCCCACCAGTCCCGGGTCCCGCTGGTCGTGCTGACGGCCGACCGCCCGCCGGAACTGCAGGACAGCGGCGCGAATCAGACGATCGATCAGGGGCAACTCTACGGTGATGCCGTCCGGCACTACCGGACGCTCCCGGAACCGAAACCGCAGCCGCGGGCGTTGCGCTCGCTTCGGGTCGCTGCCGACCGGGCCGTCGAGCGGGCGATCGGGACGCCGCCCGGCCCCGTCCACCTCAACGTCCCGGTCGCAAAGCCGCTGGAACCGACCGAGGTTCCCGGCGACGTCCCCGTGGATCTGGACAAACGGGCACCGATCGGCGTCGAGGGACGAGACGGCCCCTTCGTCCGGACGACGCGCGGTCGACCGACCCTCGAGTCGGACGCGGTCGAGTCGCTGGCGGACGCCCTGGCCGGGGTCGATCGCGGGCTGCTCGTGACAGGGCCTGCCAACGCGGCGACGCCGGCCCGCGAGGCGCTCTCTGCACTGGCCGAGGCGACCGGTTTCCCGGTGCTCGCCGACCCGCTCTCTGGACATCGGTTCGGCCACGATTCGGAAACTCCCGTCTACGGTGGCTACGACTCCTATCTCGATGCAGCGGGAGAGTGGCCCGACCCCGAACTCGTCGTCCGCTTCGGGGCGTCGCCGACCTCGAAAGTCCTGCGACACTACCTTCGGGACCACGCCGAGCGTCAGTTCGTCGTCGATCCCGCGGGCGGCTGGCGCGAGGCCGAGTTCACCGCGACGGACCTCGTGACGGCGGACCCGTCGTGGCTGGCCGACCGACTCGCGGACCGTCTGAGACGGGGCGATGCGGGCGGCGAGTCCGGCGACGACTGGCGCGAACGGTTCCGCCGTGCCGAACAGCGCCACTGGGAGCGCGTCGGCGACGCCGTCGGTTCCGAGCACTTCGAGGGTGCTGTCCTCTCGACGGTCGCGAGTCGAGCCCCCGGCCCGGCGACGCTGGTCGTCTCCAACAGCATGCCCGTCAGAGACCTCGATCGGTTCGGTCGGCCCCGATCGGCCGATCTGACGGTGCTGGGCAACCGCGGGGCGAGCGGGATCGACGGGATCACCAGCACCGCGCTCGGGGCCGGCAGCGCGACCGCGGACCCGCTCGTGCTCGTGATCGGTGACCTGGCGTTCTATCACGACATGAACGGACTGCTCGCGGTCGAGCGTTGTGGCGTCGACGCGACGATCGTCTTGCTGAACAACGACGGCGGCGGGATCTTCCACATGCTTCCGATTGAGGAGTTCGACCCGCCGTTCACCGAGTACTTCCGGACCCCTCACGGGATCGACTTCGAGCCCGTCGGTGATCTCTACGGACTCGAGTACGCCGTCGTCGACGACCTCGACGGCTTCGAGGCCGCCTATGCCGAGTCGCTGGCTACCGACGGCACGCAGGTCATCGAGGTCCGGTTCGACGCCGACGAGAGCCACCGCACGCGCGAACGCCTGCACGAGCAGGTGTGCTTGGCGGTGAATAGCGGCTCCTGA
- a CDS encoding isochorismate synthase, with protein METLHGDEAVGAASELAVSACSRRLEELSPDVLQRIADAPTVVWRGPRESIAAAGATASVSADGPDRFETVRETATALFESLTGDVPRPARPRLFGGFAFHDGARSGTTWDGFPDAWFVLPRVQVTAHDGARWLTVTAETSDIAAERLEDWQERLAGATGPERSGPPGIVDERRTPSREDWREQIEAALSDIRAGRLRKVVLAQSLSVDLAGPVSVPDALARLDETYPDCYRFAFAPGDGAGTFFGATPETLVSLTDRTVRTGALAGSTGRGDTRKEDEWLAEELLSSDKDNHEHDLVVEAIREQLDPVAQRITTGERSIRKLATVQHLETPIRAALDGDRHVLELVEALHPTPAVGGLPPDAALETIKSTEAFDRGWYAAPVGWVDADGDGTFAVAIRSALARDRTATLFAGAGIVDDSDPDREWDEVQLKYRPMLDELE; from the coding sequence ATGGAAACGCTGCACGGGGACGAGGCCGTCGGGGCGGCGTCGGAGCTTGCCGTCTCGGCATGCAGTCGTCGACTTGAGGAGCTCTCCCCGGATGTGCTCCAGCGCATCGCTGACGCGCCGACGGTCGTCTGGCGCGGGCCCCGGGAGTCGATCGCGGCCGCGGGAGCGACGGCCTCGGTCAGCGCCGACGGGCCGGACCGGTTCGAGACGGTCCGCGAGACCGCGACGGCGCTGTTCGAAAGCCTGACGGGTGACGTCCCTCGCCCGGCGCGACCGCGGCTGTTTGGCGGCTTCGCCTTCCACGACGGGGCTCGTTCGGGCACGACATGGGACGGGTTTCCCGACGCCTGGTTCGTGTTGCCCCGCGTGCAGGTGACGGCTCACGACGGAGCACGCTGGCTGACGGTGACTGCCGAAACGTCCGACATCGCGGCTGAACGCCTTGAGGACTGGCAGGAGCGGCTGGCCGGCGCGACCGGCCCCGAGCGATCGGGCCCGCCGGGAATCGTCGACGAACGGCGCACGCCGTCGCGCGAGGACTGGCGCGAGCAGATCGAGGCCGCGCTCTCGGACATCCGCGCCGGCCGACTCCGGAAGGTCGTCCTCGCCCAGTCGCTGTCGGTCGACCTCGCCGGGCCGGTCTCGGTCCCGGACGCGCTGGCTCGTCTTGACGAGACCTATCCCGACTGTTACCGGTTCGCGTTCGCTCCCGGTGACGGGGCGGGGACCTTCTTCGGGGCAACCCCGGAGACGCTCGTTTCGCTGACTGACCGAACCGTCCGGACGGGCGCGCTCGCGGGCTCGACCGGCCGCGGCGATACCCGGAAAGAAGACGAGTGGCTGGCCGAAGAACTGCTCAGCAGCGACAAGGACAACCACGAGCACGACCTGGTCGTCGAGGCGATCCGCGAACAGCTCGACCCGGTCGCCCAACGGATCACGACCGGCGAGCGATCGATCCGCAAGCTCGCGACCGTCCAGCATCTCGAGACGCCGATCCGGGCCGCGCTCGACGGGGACCGACACGTCCTCGAACTCGTCGAGGCGCTGCATCCGACGCCCGCTGTCGGCGGACTCCCGCCGGACGCCGCCCTCGAGACGATCAAGTCCACGGAGGCGTTCGACCGCGGGTGGTACGCCGCGCCCGTCGGCTGGGTCGACGCCGACGGCGACGGCACGTTCGCGGTCGCGATCCGCTCGGCGCTGGCTCGCGACCGGACGGCGACGCTGTTCGCCGGCGCGGGAATCGTCGACGACAGCGACCCGGACCGCGAGTGGGACGAGGTTCAGCTGAAATACCGACCGATGCTCGACGAACTGGAGTGA
- a CDS encoding potassium channel family protein yields MDDDRVAYEPVSVKDVLAEMKDTAELLIDLSYSAVLLGSDDIAEEVLDLESQMEVLHLKARMSLLLAARNPEDAESLAPVLGVVGAAEKISDAAGDIAKVVLEDIGLPEAMRAALPEAIEAIERASVVPGSAYVDRTLGELTLETETGVRVIAVRRDGEWLLNPGPETALRADDVAILRGPREGLSEVYETMTDDTYVPPDPPEAASQDLERAVDSIVLMKNMSELAVDLAYGSVLFDSEPVAEEVLELEAEVDALQSRFEAWVLRAASRTDDPVNLRGLVQLGRATEVISDAALEISEGVLRGIGTHPVVAAAVEESDEVIVRFTVDPDSPLAGRTLGDAAVKTETGMRVIAVRHTGRESRRTGREGSDWVVSPGATTEIEAGDVLLAKGTRTGADRLAEFVGE; encoded by the coding sequence ATGGACGACGACAGGGTCGCATACGAACCGGTCAGCGTCAAGGACGTGCTGGCCGAGATGAAAGACACCGCCGAGTTGCTGATCGATCTCTCGTACTCGGCAGTGCTTCTGGGCAGTGACGACATCGCGGAGGAGGTGCTCGACCTCGAATCGCAGATGGAGGTGTTGCACCTCAAAGCGCGGATGAGCCTCCTGCTGGCCGCGCGCAATCCCGAGGACGCCGAATCACTCGCACCCGTGCTCGGAGTGGTCGGGGCCGCCGAGAAGATCAGCGACGCCGCCGGCGACATCGCGAAGGTCGTTCTCGAAGACATCGGGCTGCCGGAGGCGATGCGGGCCGCGCTCCCGGAGGCCATCGAGGCCATCGAGCGTGCGTCGGTGGTCCCGGGATCGGCGTACGTCGACCGCACGCTGGGCGAGCTCACGCTCGAAACCGAGACCGGCGTCCGCGTGATCGCTGTCCGTCGGGACGGCGAGTGGCTGCTCAACCCCGGTCCCGAGACGGCGCTGCGGGCGGACGACGTCGCGATCCTTCGCGGCCCGCGTGAAGGGCTCTCCGAGGTCTACGAGACGATGACCGACGACACGTACGTCCCACCGGATCCCCCGGAGGCGGCCTCGCAGGATCTGGAGCGCGCTGTCGATTCGATCGTTCTGATGAAAAACATGAGCGAACTCGCCGTCGATCTGGCCTACGGGTCGGTCCTGTTCGACAGCGAACCCGTCGCCGAGGAGGTGCTGGAACTGGAAGCCGAGGTCGACGCGCTCCAGTCACGCTTCGAGGCCTGGGTCCTCCGGGCGGCGAGCCGAACTGACGACCCGGTGAACCTCCGGGGGCTCGTCCAACTCGGTCGCGCGACGGAGGTCATCTCCGACGCCGCCCTGGAGATCAGCGAGGGGGTTCTCCGCGGGATCGGTACTCACCCCGTCGTCGCCGCAGCCGTCGAGGAGAGCGACGAAGTGATCGTCCGGTTCACCGTCGACCCCGACAGCCCTCTCGCGGGGCGAACGCTGGGCGACGCCGCAGTCAAAACCGAGACGGGAATGCGCGTCATCGCGGTCCGTCACACCGGCCGCGAGAGCCGTCGCACCGGACGCGAGGGGAGCGACTGGGTCGTCTCGCCGGGAGCGACGACCGAGATCGAAGCCGGCGACGTGCTACTCGCGAAAGGTACCCGGACCGGGGCCGATCGGCTGGCCGAGTTCGTGGGCGAGTAG
- a CDS encoding DUF7536 family protein — MPDDRPESGRARFVEALQVRKHALRGFGVGIAVTALVYLFFVVLPGTGGAGLWYLGLGASLALSLGGLLTAVLVALQARRLTREL; from the coding sequence GTGCCAGACGATCGTCCTGAATCCGGTCGCGCGCGCTTCGTCGAGGCGCTGCAGGTCCGCAAGCACGCGCTTCGCGGGTTCGGCGTCGGGATCGCAGTGACGGCGTTGGTGTATCTTTTCTTTGTCGTCCTGCCGGGCACCGGCGGTGCTGGACTGTGGTATCTTGGGCTCGGCGCGTCGCTCGCGCTGTCGCTGGGCGGGTTGCTCACGGCGGTTCTCGTTGCGTTGCAGGCGCGCCGGCTCACGCGAGAGCTGTGA
- the rpsB gene encoding 30S ribosomal protein S2 codes for MSQDEEDDIDETSEAAGDAGAVAETEESPASEADAPTDAETEPATDEPEADADEPDAGEEQPALDEDVMPEGEEADLLIPVEDYLGAGVHIGTQQKTADMERFIHRVRTDGLYVLDVSMTDSRIRTAADFLANYDPEQILVASSRQYGRFPAEKFAEAVGARARTGRFIPGTLTNPDYEGYIEPDVVVVTDPIGDAQAVKEAITVGIPVIAMCDSNNTTSNVDLVVPTNNKGRKALSVVYWLLANETLDRRGAEPAYALEDFESEI; via the coding sequence ATGAGTCAGGACGAAGAAGACGACATCGACGAGACTTCGGAGGCCGCCGGCGACGCCGGCGCTGTCGCCGAGACGGAGGAATCGCCGGCGTCCGAGGCCGACGCGCCGACGGACGCTGAGACCGAACCCGCGACCGACGAACCGGAGGCGGACGCTGACGAGCCCGACGCCGGGGAGGAGCAGCCGGCGCTTGACGAAGACGTCATGCCCGAGGGCGAAGAGGCGGACCTCCTCATTCCGGTCGAGGACTACCTCGGGGCCGGGGTTCACATCGGGACCCAGCAGAAGACCGCCGACATGGAGCGGTTCATCCACCGCGTCCGCACGGACGGGCTGTACGTGCTGGACGTCTCGATGACCGACTCGCGGATCCGCACCGCCGCGGACTTCCTCGCGAACTACGACCCCGAGCAGATCCTCGTGGCCTCCTCCCGACAGTACGGCCGGTTCCCGGCCGAGAAGTTCGCCGAGGCCGTGGGCGCTCGCGCCCGGACAGGTCGGTTCATTCCCGGGACGCTCACTAACCCTGACTACGAGGGGTACATCGAACCGGACGTCGTGGTCGTTACCGACCCAATAGGCGACGCACAGGCCGTCAAGGAGGCCATCACGGTCGGCATCCCGGTCATCGCGATGTGTGACTCGAACAACACGACCAGCAACGTCGACCTGGTCGTCCCGACCAACAACAAGGGTCGCAAGGCCCTGAGCGTCGTCTACTGGCTGCTGGCCAACGAGACGCTCGACCGTCGCGGTGCCGAACCCGCCTACGCGCTCGAGGACTTCGAGAGCGAGATCTGA
- the eno gene encoding phosphopyruvate hydratase, protein MTLITDVRLRRVLDSRGNATVEADVTTESGGFGRAAAPSGASTGEHEAIELPANEAIASARERAVPRLVGEVYAGNQREVDAALHAADGTENFSEIGANSAVAISMAAAKAGADVLGAPLYQHLGGTFRGDQFPTPLGNVVGGGEHAEEATNIQEFLSAPVGAPSVTEAVFANAQVHARIGELLEERGVPANKGDEGAWAPPIGDDEAFEIVDQATTEVGDELGFEISFGLDMAAAEMYEDGEYVYEGEANRSTAEQIDYVAEMVEEYDMAYVEDPLDENDFEAFAELTDRVGDRTLICGDDLYVTNVERLQDGIEEGSSNAILIKPNQIGTLSDAVDAIELGAKHGIQSVVSHRSGETEDTTIAHLAVGAAAPYIKTGTVAGERTAKLNELIRIEEQA, encoded by the coding sequence ATGACACTCATCACGGACGTACGACTGCGACGCGTACTGGACTCGCGAGGCAACGCGACCGTCGAGGCCGACGTCACCACCGAGAGCGGTGGATTCGGCCGTGCGGCCGCTCCGAGCGGCGCGAGCACGGGCGAACACGAGGCGATCGAACTGCCGGCCAACGAGGCGATCGCCAGCGCCCGCGAACGCGCCGTCCCGCGGCTGGTCGGCGAGGTCTACGCCGGCAACCAGCGGGAAGTCGACGCCGCGCTACACGCCGCCGACGGCACCGAGAACTTCTCGGAGATCGGCGCGAACAGCGCGGTCGCGATCAGCATGGCCGCCGCCAAGGCCGGTGCCGACGTGCTCGGCGCACCGCTGTATCAGCACCTGGGCGGGACCTTCCGGGGCGATCAGTTCCCGACGCCGTTGGGCAACGTCGTCGGCGGCGGCGAGCACGCCGAGGAAGCCACCAACATCCAGGAGTTCCTTTCGGCGCCAGTGGGCGCACCGAGCGTCACCGAGGCGGTCTTCGCCAACGCGCAGGTCCACGCCCGGATCGGCGAACTCCTCGAGGAGCGCGGCGTCCCCGCGAACAAGGGCGACGAGGGCGCCTGGGCGCCGCCGATCGGCGACGACGAGGCCTTCGAGATCGTCGATCAGGCCACCACCGAGGTCGGCGACGAACTCGGCTTCGAGATCTCCTTCGGCCTGGACATGGCCGCTGCCGAGATGTACGAAGACGGCGAGTACGTCTACGAGGGCGAGGCCAACCGCTCGACGGCCGAACAGATCGACTACGTCGCCGAGATGGTCGAGGAGTACGACATGGCCTACGTCGAAGACCCCCTCGACGAAAACGACTTCGAGGCCTTCGCCGAGCTGACCGACCGCGTCGGCGACCGGACGCTCATCTGTGGCGACGATCTGTACGTCACCAACGTCGAGCGCCTCCAGGATGGCATCGAGGAGGGCTCCTCGAACGCCATTCTCATCAAGCCCAACCAGATCGGCACCCTCTCAGACGCCGTCGACGCCATCGAACTCGGCGCCAAACATGGCATCCAGTCGGTGGTCTCTCACCGCAGCGGTGAGACCGAGGACACGACCATCGCCCACCTCGCCGTGGGCGCGGCCGCCCCCTACATCAAGACCGGCACCGTCGCCGGCGAACGCACCGCCAAACTGAACGAACTCATCCGCATCGAAGAACAAGCATGA
- a CDS encoding DNA-directed RNA polymerase subunit K: MGTQQYNRYEKARIIGARALQIAHGAPVLVDTEQTQPILIAAEEYDAGVLPFTVNRGQHT, translated from the coding sequence ATGGGGACCCAGCAGTACAACCGCTACGAGAAGGCTCGCATCATCGGTGCGCGAGCGCTGCAGATCGCCCACGGCGCGCCGGTGTTGGTCGACACCGAGCAGACCCAGCCGATCCTCATCGCGGCCGAAGAGTACGACGCCGGTGTCCTCCCCTTCACCGTCAACCGAGGGCAACACACATGA
- a CDS encoding DNA-directed RNA polymerase subunit N, producing MMVPVRCFTCGNVIAGEWEEFKERAREGDEDPEKVLDDLGVERHCCRRMLVSHEDLVDVVAPYQ from the coding sequence ATGATGGTACCGGTCAGGTGTTTCACCTGTGGAAACGTTATCGCCGGCGAATGGGAGGAGTTCAAAGAGCGGGCCCGCGAGGGTGACGAAGACCCCGAAAAAGTCCTCGACGATCTGGGCGTCGAACGACACTGCTGTCGGCGGATGCTCGTCTCACACGAGGATCTCGTCGACGTCGTCGCACCGTATCAATGA
- a CDS encoding 30S ribosomal protein S9, with the protein MVTNTSGKKKTAIARATVSDGEGRVRINSRPVELVEPELARLKMLEPFRIADDDLRESVDVDVSVEGGGTTGQADATRTAIARGLVQHTNDAELRDAYMEFDRSLLVNDVRQSEPKKWGGPGARARYQKSYR; encoded by the coding sequence ATGGTAACGAACACATCAGGCAAGAAGAAGACCGCTATCGCTCGCGCGACAGTGAGCGACGGCGAGGGCCGGGTTCGGATCAACTCCCGGCCCGTCGAACTGGTGGAACCGGAGCTGGCACGGCTGAAGATGCTCGAACCCTTCCGGATCGCCGACGACGACCTGCGCGAGTCGGTCGACGTCGACGTCTCCGTCGAGGGCGGCGGCACGACCGGGCAGGCGGACGCCACCCGGACGGCGATCGCACGCGGGCTGGTCCAGCACACGAACGACGCGGAACTGCGCGACGCGTACATGGAGTTCGACCGCTCGTTGCTGGTCAACGACGTGCGTCAGTCCGAGCCCAAGAAGTGGGGCGGACCCGGTGCCCGTGCGCGCTATCAGAAGTCCTACCGCTAA
- a CDS encoding 50S ribosomal protein L13 translates to MNTDTIDADVIVDARDCIMGRVASQVAERAMDGETIAVVNAERAVITGREGDVVEKYQKRRDIGSDRGPAYPKRPDGIFKRAIRGMLPYKEQQGRKAFENVRVYVGNPYDNEGEVLEGTSLDRLSNIKFVELDELAASLGAKVTW, encoded by the coding sequence ATGAACACAGACACGATTGACGCCGACGTGATCGTCGACGCCCGTGATTGCATCATGGGTCGCGTGGCGAGTCAGGTCGCAGAACGCGCGATGGACGGAGAGACGATCGCGGTCGTCAACGCCGAACGCGCGGTCATCACCGGCCGCGAGGGCGACGTCGTGGAGAAATACCAGAAGCGTCGGGACATCGGCTCCGATCGGGGGCCGGCCTATCCCAAGCGACCCGACGGGATCTTCAAGCGCGCGATCCGCGGCATGCTCCCCTACAAGGAGCAGCAGGGCCGCAAAGCCTTCGAGAACGTCCGCGTGTACGTGGGCAACCCCTACGACAACGAGGGCGAAGTTCTCGAGGGGACCTCGCTGGATCGACTATCGAACATCAAGTTCGTCGAACTGGACGAACTCGCGGCAAGCCTCGGAGCCAAGGTAACATGGTAA
- a CDS encoding 50S ribosomal protein L18e, which produces MSKSNPRLSSLIADLKSAARQSGGNVWGDVADRLEKPRRTHAEVNLGRIERYAREDETVVVPGKVLGSGVLQKDVTVAAVDFSSSAETKIEQVGETVSLEQAVQNNPDGSNVRVIR; this is translated from the coding sequence ATGAGTAAGAGTAACCCGAGACTCAGTAGTCTCATCGCCGATCTGAAGTCGGCCGCCCGCCAGTCGGGCGGAAATGTCTGGGGCGACGTCGCCGACCGGCTCGAAAAGCCGCGGCGCACCCACGCAGAAGTCAACCTGGGCCGTATCGAACGGTACGCCCGGGAAGACGAGACCGTGGTCGTTCCGGGCAAGGTTCTCGGCAGCGGTGTCCTGCAGAAGGACGTCACTGTCGCGGCCGTCGACTTCTCCAGCTCGGCCGAGACAAAGATCGAACAGGTCGGCGAGACCGTCTCGCTCGAACAGGCAGTACAGAACAACCCCGACGGCTCGAACGTACGGGTGATCCGATGA
- a CDS encoding DNA-directed RNA polymerase subunit D, whose translation MADYDVTFIERDDTEAKFLVRGVTPAFANGIRRAMIADVPTFSIDTVRFIENSSVMFDEQLALRLGLVPLTTPLGGEFDAEDTVTLALDVEGPETAYSGDLVSSDEMVQPAETDVPIIELKDGQRLELEAEAELGYGKDHAKHQGGVAVGYRHLQRVEVVGDRDEFHDDESEIVRGVIETEDGELVPTEEFDNDLTERYPDSEVEVTDVENAFVFDVETDGSFDVDTLVQAGIDSIRGRAEELKDAVQL comes from the coding sequence ATGGCAGACTACGACGTAACGTTCATCGAGCGCGACGACACCGAGGCGAAGTTCCTCGTCCGTGGTGTCACGCCGGCGTTCGCCAACGGCATCCGCCGGGCGATGATCGCCGACGTGCCCACGTTCAGTATCGATACCGTCCGGTTTATCGAGAACTCCTCGGTGATGTTCGACGAGCAGCTCGCGCTCCGGCTCGGGCTGGTCCCGCTGACGACGCCGCTCGGCGGCGAGTTCGACGCAGAGGACACCGTCACGCTTGCGCTGGACGTCGAGGGCCCGGAGACGGCCTACTCCGGCGATCTCGTCTCAAGCGACGAGATGGTGCAGCCGGCCGAAACGGACGTGCCGATCATCGAACTCAAGGACGGCCAGCGGCTGGAACTCGAGGCCGAGGCCGAACTCGGCTACGGGAAAGACCACGCCAAACACCAGGGCGGCGTGGCGGTCGGGTATCGACACCTCCAGCGCGTCGAGGTCGTCGGCGATCGCGACGAGTTCCACGACGACGAATCCGAGATCGTCCGCGGGGTCATCGAGACCGAGGACGGCGAACTCGTCCCGACCGAGGAGTTCGACAACGACCTCACCGAGCGCTACCCTGACAGCGAGGTCGAGGTCACGGACGTCGAGAACGCGTTCGTCTTCGACGTCGAGACGGACGGGTCGTTCGACGTGGACACGCTCGTGCAGGCCGGGATCGATTCGATCCGCGGTCGCGCCGAGGAACTGAAAGACGCGGTACAGCTATAA
- a CDS encoding 30S ribosomal protein S11, producing the protein MAENEDSKWAIAHVHASFNNTIITITDLTGAETLAKSSGGTVVKQNRDEASPYAAMQMAETVAEDVQSQGVEGVHVRVRGPGGNLQTNPGPGAQATIRALARAGLEIGRIEDVTPIPHDGTRSPKSSG; encoded by the coding sequence ATGGCAGAAAACGAGGACAGCAAGTGGGCCATCGCTCACGTGCACGCATCGTTTAACAACACGATCATCACGATCACCGACCTGACCGGCGCGGAGACGCTCGCGAAGTCCTCCGGCGGGACGGTCGTCAAGCAGAACCGCGACGAGGCGTCGCCGTACGCGGCGATGCAGATGGCCGAGACCGTCGCCGAGGACGTCCAGTCCCAGGGCGTCGAGGGCGTTCACGTTCGCGTGCGCGGTCCCGGCGGAAACCTCCAGACCAACCCCGGTCCGGGCGCGCAGGCGACGATCCGCGCGCTGGCCCGTGCGGGCCTGGAGATCGGTCGCATCGAGGACGTCACGCCGATCCCACACGACGGCACGCGAAGTCCGAAATCCAGCGGGTAA
- a CDS encoding 30S ribosomal protein S4: MALGSNTKFYETPNHPYQGERIGEETGLVNQYGLKNKEELWRAQSELRGYRREARELLGRADTGDEEASEFLARLKRLGILGEQDALDDVLRLDVTDVLERRLQTVAYRKGLGNTPEQSRQFIVHGHVTVDGARVQTPSKKVAVEEEGTIAFDETSPLADELHPERAEEQ; the protein is encoded by the coding sequence ATGGCGCTCGGATCGAACACCAAGTTCTACGAGACTCCGAATCACCCCTATCAGGGTGAGCGAATCGGCGAGGAGACCGGCCTGGTCAACCAGTACGGTCTCAAGAACAAAGAAGAGCTCTGGCGGGCCCAGTCCGAACTGCGCGGCTACCGCCGCGAGGCCCGGGAACTGCTCGGCCGCGCCGACACCGGCGACGAGGAGGCGAGCGAGTTCCTCGCCCGGCTCAAGCGCCTCGGCATTCTCGGCGAGCAAGACGCGCTCGACGACGTCCTGCGGCTGGACGTGACCGACGTGCTCGAACGGCGACTCCAGACGGTCGCCTACCGGAAGGGGCTGGGCAACACGCCCGAACAGTCCCGGCAGTTCATCGTCCACGGGCACGTCACCGTCGACGGCGCTCGGGTCCAGACCCCCTCGAAGAAGGTCGCCGTCGAGGAGGAAGGCACGATCGCCTTCGACGAGACGAGCCCGCTCGCGGACGAACTCCACCCCGAACGCGCGGAGGAACAATAA
- a CDS encoding 30S ribosomal protein S13 → MSAEDPDADAPEDDEDLQYFVRIGQTDLDGTKSVERSLTDMNGIGHRAARIIAQKAGVDRRDTFGRLDQEQIDEIVELVEGFADEVPEWLANHRNDFFSGETTHEIGNDLDLTRRQDINRMKMIDSYKGVRHKRGQKVRGQRTKSTGRTEGTIGVNVEAIKEEQAEEAAAEEE, encoded by the coding sequence ATGAGTGCAGAAGACCCAGACGCGGACGCGCCGGAGGACGACGAGGACCTCCAGTACTTCGTCCGCATCGGACAGACGGACCTCGACGGCACCAAGTCGGTCGAGCGTTCGCTGACGGACATGAACGGTATCGGTCACCGCGCCGCTCGGATCATCGCCCAGAAAGCGGGCGTCGATCGACGGGACACGTTCGGTCGCCTCGACCAGGAGCAGATCGACGAGATCGTCGAACTGGTCGAGGGCTTCGCCGACGAGGTCCCCGAGTGGCTCGCGAACCATCGCAACGACTTCTTCAGCGGCGAGACGACCCACGAGATCGGCAACGACCTCGATCTCACGCGTCGGCAGGACATCAACCGCATGAAGATGATCGACTCCTATAAGGGCGTCCGCCACAAGCGCGGACAGAAGGTCCGTGGCCAGCGCACCAAGTCCACGGGTCGTACCGAGGGGACGATCGGTGTCAACGTCGAAGCGATCAAGGAAGAACAGGCTGAGGAAGCCGCAGCTGAGGAAGAATAA